In Lacibacter sp. H375, one DNA window encodes the following:
- a CDS encoding metallophosphoesterase family protein has translation MTRIGLISDTHGFLDETVFDHFKNCDEIWHAGDFGDEDIAKRLREWKELKGVYGNIDDNKIRTVYPEQLVFHCEDVKVMMRHIGGAPPKYNPETRKELQLYQPNLFIAGHSHILKVMYDDKISCLHMNPGAAGKQGWHKVRTLIRFVIEGANMKDCEVIELGPR, from the coding sequence TTGACACGAATAGGACTTATCTCAGATACACATGGATTTTTAGATGAAACAGTTTTTGATCATTTTAAGAACTGTGATGAAATATGGCATGCAGGTGATTTTGGTGATGAAGACATTGCCAAGCGACTAAGGGAATGGAAAGAGTTGAAAGGAGTTTATGGCAATATTGATGATAATAAGATCCGCACTGTTTATCCTGAACAACTTGTGTTCCATTGCGAAGATGTAAAAGTGATGATGCGGCATATTGGTGGTGCGCCGCCCAAGTACAATCCTGAGACAAGAAAAGAATTACAGCTGTATCAACCCAACCTGTTTATTGCAGGTCATTCACATATTTTGAAAGTGATGTATGATGATAAAATCAGTTGTCTGCACATGAACCCCGGTGCTGCTGGTAAACAAGGCTGGCATAAAGTACGCACGCTCATCCGTTTTGTAATTGAAGGAGCCAATATGAAGGATTGCGAAGTGATTGAACTTGGCCCACGTTGA
- a CDS encoding nuclear transport factor 2 family protein, translating into MKPILLIIGIFFMHSLVRAQADAQTIKDIETVCNYYLIGGTNGDSVMFSKAFDPAGQMRYMRNDTLMNVSLKDFMARTRNTGVKQNRTTKIDRIEVFGNAATAKLTIEYPTFYFHDMMSLIKTKDGWKIVSKIFYREDKKK; encoded by the coding sequence ATGAAACCGATCCTTCTCATCATTGGTATTTTCTTTATGCATTCGCTTGTAAGAGCTCAGGCCGATGCACAAACCATTAAAGACATTGAAACTGTTTGTAATTATTATCTCATTGGCGGCACCAATGGTGATAGTGTGATGTTCTCGAAAGCCTTTGATCCGGCAGGGCAAATGCGTTATATGCGGAATGATACGTTGATGAATGTATCATTGAAAGATTTTATGGCACGCACAAGAAATACTGGTGTGAAACAAAACCGCACAACAAAGATCGACAGAATAGAAGTATTTGGGAATGCAGCTACTGCCAAACTCACGATTGAGTATCCCACGTTTTATTTTCACGACATGATGAGTCTTATTAAAACAAAAGATGGCTGGAAGATCGTAAGCAAAATATTTTACAGGGAAGACAAGAAGAAATAA
- a CDS encoding pyridoxal phosphate-dependent aminotransferase has protein sequence MQRRDLLKQTALTLAAFTLSRDLFAAEAEKFVQLPDVEKIIKLSSNENPHGPSPIARKQMMEAVNGSNRYPWDVTTKLREEIGALTGHTKEHIVMGAGSSELLGLVAVWAALKKGNAVAPDPTFRLWMPAARKTGLDIKLVPLTEKKITDLQRMKEAMNDQTKLVYICNPNNPTGTVLPAKELEAFIKDIAPKAIILLDEAYTEFSSEPSMAHLVNDYPNLVIAKTFSKIYGMAGARVGYALAHPTTIKQLNELQPWANAGASAVSLAGALAALKDKNFIDFCKKENALARSIFCKALDKAGIPYIPSETSFIYFDTTNFGKDVKAMLEAKGIVGARTFEEGTKWLRISVGTQDEMKKAAAALLS, from the coding sequence ATGCAACGTCGTGACCTACTGAAGCAAACCGCTCTTACTCTTGCTGCATTTACATTGAGCAGGGATCTTTTTGCAGCCGAAGCAGAAAAATTTGTTCAGCTACCTGATGTTGAAAAGATCATCAAACTAAGTTCAAACGAAAATCCACATGGCCCGTCTCCCATAGCACGAAAACAAATGATGGAAGCAGTGAATGGCAGCAACCGATATCCATGGGATGTTACCACTAAACTAAGAGAAGAAATTGGCGCATTGACAGGCCATACAAAAGAACATATTGTGATGGGTGCCGGTTCATCTGAGTTGTTAGGTCTTGTTGCAGTTTGGGCTGCGTTGAAAAAAGGCAATGCCGTTGCGCCTGATCCTACGTTCCGTTTGTGGATGCCTGCTGCACGCAAAACAGGTCTTGATATAAAACTTGTTCCGCTTACTGAAAAAAAGATAACTGACTTGCAGCGGATGAAAGAAGCAATGAACGATCAAACAAAACTCGTTTACATCTGCAATCCTAATAACCCAACAGGTACTGTATTGCCGGCAAAAGAACTTGAAGCTTTTATTAAAGACATTGCACCCAAAGCAATTATTTTACTGGATGAAGCCTATACCGAATTCAGCAGCGAACCGAGCATGGCCCATTTAGTGAATGATTATCCCAACCTTGTGATCGCTAAAACATTTTCAAAAATTTATGGTATGGCAGGTGCACGTGTTGGTTATGCGTTGGCGCACCCAACTACCATCAAACAATTAAATGAATTACAACCTTGGGCAAATGCCGGAGCAAGTGCTGTTTCATTAGCCGGAGCATTAGCAGCTTTGAAAGACAAAAACTTTATCGACTTCTGCAAAAAAGAAAATGCATTGGCCCGTTCAATTTTCTGCAAAGCGTTGGATAAAGCAGGCATTCCTTATATCCCATCAGAAACAAGTTTTATCTATTTCGACACAACGAACTTTGGAAAAGACGTAAAAGCAATGCTTGAAGCAAAAGGAATTGTTGGTGCACGCACATTTGAAGAAGGCACAAAATGGTTACGCATAAGTGTGGGCACACAGGATGAAATGAAAAAAGCGGCGGCGGCTTTGTTAAGTTAA